The DNA segment CAAAGGGGCAAAATTCACGGTAACTTTAGGGCCTTGCAAAAAGGCAATCTGCACCAGCCGCCCATCCACCGCCAGGGCGCGCAGATTTCGCGGCAGATACTCGCCGCCGACCATATCCAGAATCAGGTTCGCCCCACCCTCTTTCTTCAGGATTTCAACAAAATCCGCGTCGCGGTAATTGATCGCCTGCTCTGCCCCCAGCTGCACACAGGCTGCACATTTCTCGTCCGAGCCCGCGGTTGCAAACACCCGCGCGCCGAAGACATGCGCCAACTGGATTGCGGTCGTGCCAATGCCCGAAGATCCGCCATGCACCAAAAACCGCTCGCCTGCCTGCAAGCCCCCGCGCATGAAGACATTGGACCAGACCGTAAAAAATGTCTCGGGCAGGCAGGCCGCTTCGCGCAGCCCCATTCCTTCCGGCACAGGCAGCACCTGCCCCGCATCCGTCAATGCATGCTCGGCATAAGCGCCGCCCGGAAACAACGCACATACCTTGTCCCCGACGCTCCAACGCGTCACGCCTGCCCCAAGGGCCGCAATGGTGCCCGCGCCTTCCAGTCCGGGCAGATCGCTGGCACCGGCGGGTGGGTCATACGCGCCTGCGCGTTGCAGCGCATCAGGCCGGTTAACCCCGGCATAGGCCATGCGGATCACCACCTGCCCCGCCCCTGGCACAGGCACAGGCCGGCTCACCTCACGCAGAACATCCGGCCCCCCCGGTTCTGATATCTCGATTGCACGCATTGTATCGGGCAAGTCCATGGGTCATCCTCCAGCTTCATTTTCTTGCCCGAAATACTCCGGGGGTGAATGGCGCGGGTTTCCGCGCCAGAGGGGGCAGCGCCCCCTTATGCCCGATGTGACAGCGCGTAATCCCAATACAGTTCGCGCGCCCGCAGCCCCATGCGTGGGGTGCCCAATTCGC comes from the Roseinatronobacter monicus genome and includes:
- a CDS encoding NAD(P)H-quinone oxidoreductase; its protein translation is MPDTMRAIEISEPGGPDVLREVSRPVPVPGAGQVVIRMAYAGVNRPDALQRAGAYDPPAGASDLPGLEGAGTIAALGAGVTRWSVGDKVCALFPGGAYAEHALTDAGQVLPVPEGMGLREAACLPETFFTVWSNVFMRGGLQAGERFLVHGGSSGIGTTAIQLAHVFGARVFATAGSDEKCAACVQLGAEQAINYRDADFVEILKKEGGANLILDMVGGEYLPRNLRALAVDGRLVQIAFLQGPKVTVNFAPLMMRRLTITGSTLRPQSDAAKAAIAAQLESEVWPLLAAGRLAPVMDSEFALNDARLAHARMESSAHIGKIVLRIEG